In Streptomyces sp. NBC_01439, the following are encoded in one genomic region:
- a CDS encoding isopenicillin N synthase family dioxygenase, whose translation MPSAHSLPVLDLSQADDPAQRADFLKKLHAAARDTGFLHLTGHGVTAAESARILEVTRAFFALPEADRLAVSNLNSPHFRGYTRIGHELTGGASDWRDQLDVGAERPAPVVGPDDPAFLWLEGPNQWPAALPELRTVVLDWQTRLAAVAHRLLQELLVAIGAPADFFDEAFADRPHLHTKLIRYPGSAPSGADQGVGAHKDYGFLTLLLQDSVGGLQVVRDGGYVDVPPMPGAFVVNLGELLEIATEGYLTATDHRVVSPPGAVERYSVPFFYNPRLDAVIETVPGDYLRSAPGVAHDESNPLHAQYGRNELKGWVRAHPAVARRWHPELAAV comes from the coding sequence ATGCCGTCCGCGCACTCTCTCCCCGTCCTGGACCTCTCCCAGGCCGACGACCCGGCCCAGCGGGCCGATTTCCTGAAGAAGCTGCACGCAGCCGCCCGGGACACCGGTTTCCTGCACCTGACCGGGCACGGCGTTACCGCCGCCGAGAGCGCCCGCATCCTGGAAGTGACCAGGGCCTTCTTCGCCCTCCCGGAAGCCGACCGGCTTGCCGTCAGCAATCTGAACTCCCCCCACTTCCGGGGCTACACCCGAATCGGCCACGAGCTGACCGGCGGCGCCTCCGACTGGCGGGACCAGCTGGACGTCGGCGCGGAGCGCCCGGCGCCCGTCGTGGGGCCGGACGACCCGGCGTTCCTGTGGCTGGAGGGCCCGAACCAGTGGCCCGCCGCCCTCCCCGAGCTCCGTACGGTGGTCCTGGACTGGCAGACCCGGCTCGCGGCGGTCGCCCACCGCCTGCTCCAGGAGCTCCTCGTGGCGATCGGCGCCCCGGCGGACTTCTTCGACGAGGCCTTCGCGGACCGCCCGCACCTGCACACCAAGCTGATCCGCTACCCGGGATCGGCCCCCTCCGGCGCCGACCAGGGGGTCGGCGCGCACAAGGACTACGGCTTCCTGACGCTCCTGCTGCAGGACTCGGTGGGCGGCCTCCAGGTGGTCCGGGACGGCGGCTACGTGGACGTTCCGCCGATGCCGGGCGCCTTCGTGGTCAACCTGGGCGAGCTGCTGGAGATCGCGACCGAGGGCTATCTGACGGCGACGGACCACCGGGTGGTCAGCCCGCCCGGCGCGGTGGAGCGGTACTCGGTGCCGTTCTTCTACAACCCGCGTCTGGACGCGGTGATCGAGACCGTCCCGGGCGACTACCTGCGTTCCGCGCCCGGTGTCGCGCACGACGAGTCGAACCCGCTGCACGCCCAGTACGGCCGCAACGAGCTGAAGGGCTGGGTCCGCGCCCACCCGGCGGTGGCGCGGCGCTGGCACCCGGAACTGGCCGCGGTGTAG